The Pyrenophora tritici-repentis strain M4 chromosome 2, whole genome shotgun sequence genome window below encodes:
- a CDS encoding Zn-finger protein yields MQSNSASTGFANLLNPDTSSQQAFQPTSAPNSSMATAAVSLMAPLLQNASQQEEPRQDLPRPYKCPLCDKAFHRLEHQTRHIRTHTGEKPHACTFPGCTKRFSRSDELTRHSRIHNNPNSRRGKGQSHAAAHQAAVAAVQAGLMEPGGGLSHMMPPPSKPISRSAPGSQLGSPNVSPPHSFSNYSPSMGNDLAAYHTGGFNSNSNSPNGLSRPMDLLADAASRLEQRPGHFSHSSRHHITSGYHPYASRLPGLSQYAYSSQPMSRSHSHEDDDPYTHRMTKKSRPGSPNSTAPPSPTFSHDSCSPTPDHTPLATPAHSPRLRPHGFNDLQLPHLRHLSLNQNFVPALAPMEPSTEREQPYVPSQSSGLRIGDIISKPEGAQRKLPVPQVPKVAVQDLLNGPSNSGFSSGNSSTTASMVGEDLSHRN; encoded by the exons ATGCAATCCAACTCTGCCTCGACAGGTTTCGCCAACCTGCTTAATCCCGACACATCTTCTCAACAAGCCTTCCAGCCTACTTCAGCACCAAACTCTTCCATGGCCACTGCCGCCGTCAGCCTTATGGCGCCTCTACTGCAAAACGCCTCGCAGCAGGAGGAGCCGCGACAGGATCTCCCCAGGCCCTACAAGTGCCCTCTCTGCGACAAGGCCTTTCACCGTCTGGAGCACCAGACTCGCCATATCCGCACCCACACTGGAGAGAAGCCCCATGCCTGCACTTTCCCCGGCTGCACAAAACGTTTTTCTCGCTCAGACGAACTCACCCG ACACTCGAGGATACACAACAACCCCAACTCACGGCGGGGCAAGGGCCAGTCACACGCTGCTGCCCACCAGGCTGCTGTTGCTGCCGTCCAAGCTGGCCTCATGGAGCCCGGAGGTGGCCTTAGCCACATGATGCCTCCTCCGTCAAAGCCAATTTCACGTAGCGCCCCAGGCTCGCAACTTGGCTCTCCCAACGTTTCGCCTCCCCACTCGTTCTCAAACTACTCTCCGAGCATGGGCAACGATTTGGCTGCCTACCACACGGGCGGCTTCAATAGCAACAGCAACAGTCCCAACGGCCTATCTCGCCCCATGGACTTGCTTGCAGACGCAGCGTCAAGACTAGAGCAGCGCCCGGGCCACTTCTCCCACTCAAGTAGACATCACATTACGAGCGGCTACCACCCGTACGCTAGTCGTCTGCCCGGTCTTTCCCAGTATGCCTACTCGTCGCAGCCAATGTCAAGGTCTCACTCGCACGAGGACGACGACCCTTACACACACCGAATGACGAAAAAGTCAAGACCGGGCTCGCCGAACTCGACTGCCCCGCCATCGCCCACGTTTTCCCACGATTCTTGCAGCCCCACGCCTGACCACACTCCCCTTGCAACCCCCGCACACTCACCAAGATTACGCCCGCATGGCTTCAATGACCTCCAGCTACCCCATTTGCGTCATCTGAGCCTCAACCAAAATTTTGTGCCTGCACTCGCGCCAATGGAGCCGTCGACAGAACGGGAACAACCCTACGTGCCTAGCCAGTCATCTGGCCTGCGCATCGGTGATATCATCTCGAAACCCGAGGGTGCCCAACGCAAATTGCCGGTTCCGCAAGTCCCCAAGGTGGCCGTACAAGACCTCCTGAACGGCCCTAGCAACAGCGGCTTCTCGTCCGGCAACTCATCGACGACGGCCTCCATGGTCGGCGAAGATCTCTCGCACCGCAACTAG